The Silvanigrella paludirubra genome includes a window with the following:
- the tssB gene encoding type VI secretion system contractile sheath small subunit has product MSALSIQHKLKKVRPPRVQITYDLHAEGGLKPKDLPFVIGLISNLSGHKNKKPQKIKQCQFLTVEKENYNSTMQKIAPEVSFTVENTLEKNGSNLAVNLKMESMADFTPGKIAENHPTLSKLLEVRKKLIDLQSKVDSNESLEVILKKLMDNKGALKKLAAAPEKPNSQPEETNSNN; this is encoded by the coding sequence ATGTCAGCATTAAGTATTCAACATAAGTTAAAAAAAGTAAGACCACCTAGAGTTCAAATTACATATGATCTTCATGCAGAAGGCGGCTTAAAACCTAAGGATCTTCCTTTTGTAATTGGCCTTATTTCAAACTTATCTGGTCATAAAAACAAAAAACCTCAAAAAATAAAACAATGTCAATTTTTGACTGTTGAAAAAGAAAACTATAATTCAACTATGCAAAAAATTGCACCAGAAGTTTCATTTACAGTAGAAAATACACTTGAAAAAAATGGCTCAAATTTAGCTGTTAATTTAAAAATGGAAAGCATGGCTGATTTTACTCCTGGTAAAATTGCAGAAAATCATCCTACTCTTTCAAAACTTTTAGAAGTAAGAAAAAAATTAATTGACCTTCAGTCTAAAGTAGACAGCAATGAATCTCTTGAAGTGATTTTGAAAAAGTTAATGGATAATAAAGGAGCTCTAAAAAAATTAGCGGCTGCTCCTGAAAAACCAAATTCACAACCTGAAGAAACTAATTCTAATAATTAA
- the tssC gene encoding type VI secretion system contractile sheath large subunit translates to MNAQARYQEVMEADLSFLDMKDFDISEKILEVTHSDIDDQQKENFKKMLQVFAEEVVQEKLNTKNDFNKMINERISEIDELLTEQINKIIHHAEFQKLEASWRGLEMLINNLEPDDKLKIRVLDATKDDILLDHRTAPDWDQSGLFKLVYESEYGTFGGEPFGMLVGDYYCSRSQTDIEFLRAVSLVASAAHVPFISAAGSKLFDMDSFTDLSKPKSLERMFNSVDYANWNTFRSKEESKYVCLAMPSVIMRNEYSDDGIPVKEFKFVEDLNEKDHEKFLWGNAAFYLADRIGQSYRQFGWFQNIRGVENGGTVDGLPIYLFTDEEGNRVQKNPVEVTITDRREKELDDLGFLSLVYKRGTDQAVFFGSKTIHKLKEYDNDLANANASLTIQMPYIMAISRFAHYLKSIMRDKIGSFSTPEGVSAYLNNWISRYVILSDTASDWVKSAFPLREARIDVSTVPGKPGVYSAVMYLRPHFYLNELTISMRLVSELPAGK, encoded by the coding sequence ATGAACGCACAAGCAAGATACCAGGAAGTAATGGAAGCTGATTTATCATTTTTAGATATGAAAGATTTTGATATCAGTGAAAAAATTCTTGAAGTAACACACAGCGATATTGATGATCAGCAAAAAGAAAACTTCAAAAAAATGTTGCAAGTATTTGCAGAAGAAGTTGTTCAAGAAAAATTAAATACAAAAAATGATTTTAATAAAATGATCAATGAAAGAATTTCTGAAATTGATGAATTATTAACAGAACAAATTAACAAAATTATTCACCATGCTGAATTTCAAAAATTAGAAGCAAGCTGGCGTGGTCTAGAAATGCTAATCAATAATTTAGAACCAGATGATAAATTAAAAATTCGCGTTCTTGATGCAACAAAAGATGACATTCTTTTAGACCACCGCACCGCTCCTGACTGGGACCAAAGTGGACTTTTTAAATTAGTTTACGAAAGCGAATACGGTACTTTTGGTGGTGAACCATTTGGAATGTTAGTAGGTGATTACTATTGCTCACGTAGTCAAACAGACATTGAATTTTTAAGAGCTGTTTCTTTAGTTGCCTCTGCTGCTCACGTTCCTTTTATTTCAGCTGCAGGTTCTAAACTTTTTGACATGGATTCCTTTACCGATTTAAGCAAACCAAAAAGCTTAGAGCGCATGTTTAATTCTGTAGATTATGCAAACTGGAATACATTCCGTTCTAAAGAAGAATCTAAATATGTTTGTTTAGCTATGCCAAGCGTTATCATGCGTAATGAATATTCTGATGATGGCATTCCTGTTAAAGAATTTAAATTTGTAGAAGATTTAAATGAAAAAGACCACGAAAAATTCTTATGGGGTAATGCTGCATTCTATTTAGCAGACAGAATTGGACAATCCTATCGTCAATTCGGTTGGTTCCAAAATATCCGCGGCGTTGAAAATGGCGGAACCGTTGATGGCCTCCCTATTTACCTATTTACAGATGAAGAAGGGAACAGAGTTCAAAAAAATCCTGTGGAAGTAACAATTACTGACCGTCGTGAAAAAGAATTAGATGACCTTGGTTTCTTAAGCCTTGTTTATAAACGTGGTACAGACCAAGCCGTATTTTTTGGCTCCAAGACAATTCATAAATTGAAGGAGTATGACAATGATCTAGCCAATGCAAATGCATCATTAACTATACAAATGCCATACATAATGGCTATATCTCGCTTTGCTCATTATTTAAAGAGTATTATGCGTGATAAAATTGGAAGTTTTTCAACACCAGAAGGTGTTTCCGCTTATTTAAACAATTGGATTTCCCGTTACGTTATTTTATCTGATACTGCTTCCGACTGGGTAAAAAGCGCATTTCCTCTACGTGAAGCACGTATTGACGTCTCAACCGTTCCTGGCAAGCCTGGTGTTTACAGCGCAGTAATGTACTTAAGGCCACACTTCTATTTAAACGAATTAACAATTTCAATGCGTTTAGTTAGCGAGTTACCAGCAGGTAAATAA
- the tssE gene encoding type VI secretion system baseplate subunit TssE — protein MMRLVEENYSFKDIHYSVKHNIDYILNTRNTLSVDEFLTLSRHHINSSNFGLPNINRLTLANESDKENLCLCIKKALNFFEPRFFNLEVTFQNYNKYKRIAQICASGKIDSENATINLFLHVSVWKFNCE, from the coding sequence ATGATGCGTTTGGTAGAAGAAAATTATTCATTTAAAGATATTCATTATTCTGTAAAACATAATATAGATTATATATTAAATACACGGAATACATTATCGGTTGATGAATTTTTAACCCTATCAAGGCATCATATAAACTCCTCTAATTTTGGTTTACCAAATATCAATCGCCTCACTTTAGCGAATGAAAGTGATAAAGAAAATTTATGCCTCTGCATTAAAAAGGCTTTAAATTTTTTTGAACCCCGTTTCTTTAATTTAGAAGTAACTTTCCAAAACTATAATAAGTACAAACGTATTGCCCAAATTTGTGCAAGTGGAAAAATAGATTCTGAAAATGCGACTATTAATTTATTTTTACATGTCTCCGTTTGGAAATTCAATTGTGAGTAA
- a CDS encoding ImpA family type VI secretion system protein, producing the protein MFDNNIENFLKPIDSQMPCGIDLNVSDKLRELRDLRIELQQNETENNSEWNYKKKGATYLTLIEMCENILKSVSKDLMVCNYYIEALFKTYSIQGMLHGLKVYNALCDTYWENIYPELSTEDYDLRAMPFKLLQTGLYKLSSSYLLCEDKEEKILLTHFIDETNSTKLSILKNKIENYLSKIPKSELENKVNLFQEILECLEKTNDYLELIPVDDIDIFLCHKYLKKTLKLYQNSLDKQNDLLTAAKANSEQVVSNTNLNQEVKQTDNAFNIINQMTPKESHFLSLLNSETTPTSYSTLSQENLYEIQIKSREDAYKMIEKSIQFLLKQDPQSLIPNMIQKNLSYRNLPIHKVFQELEEICNGKNSFVRLFENAENGN; encoded by the coding sequence ATGTTTGATAATAATATTGAAAATTTTTTAAAACCAATTGATTCTCAAATGCCATGTGGAATCGATCTCAATGTATCCGATAAATTGCGCGAGCTGCGTGATCTTCGCATTGAACTTCAACAGAACGAAACAGAAAATAATAGCGAATGGAATTACAAAAAAAAAGGAGCAACTTATTTAACCTTAATAGAAATGTGTGAAAATATTTTAAAAAGCGTTTCAAAAGACCTTATGGTCTGTAATTATTATATTGAAGCCCTTTTTAAAACATATTCTATTCAAGGTATGTTACATGGATTAAAGGTATATAATGCTCTATGTGACACTTACTGGGAAAATATTTATCCAGAATTGTCTACAGAAGATTACGATCTTCGTGCTATGCCTTTTAAACTCTTGCAAACGGGTCTTTATAAATTATCATCTAGTTACTTATTATGTGAAGATAAAGAAGAAAAAATATTACTTACACATTTTATTGATGAAACAAATTCGACAAAATTAAGCATATTAAAAAATAAAATTGAAAATTATTTATCTAAAATCCCAAAGTCAGAATTGGAAAATAAAGTCAATTTATTTCAAGAAATTTTAGAATGCTTAGAAAAAACAAATGATTATTTAGAACTCATTCCTGTTGACGACATTGACATTTTTTTATGTCATAAATATCTTAAAAAGACTTTAAAATTATATCAAAATTCTTTAGACAAACAGAATGATCTTTTAACTGCAGCGAAAGCAAATTCAGAACAAGTTGTTAGTAATACAAATTTAAATCAAGAAGTAAAACAAACAGATAATGCATTTAATATTATCAATCAAATGACTCCAAAAGAGTCCCATTTTCTTTCTCTTCTAAATTCAGAAACAACGCCAACTTCATATTCTACATTAAGTCAAGAAAACTTATATGAAATTCAAATTAAATCAAGAGAAGACGCTTATAAAATGATCGAAAAATCGATTCAATTTTTATTAAAACAAGATCCTCAATCTCTTATCCCTAATATGATTCAAAAAAACTTAAGCTATAGAAATCTCCCCATTCATAAAGTTTTCCAAGAACTAGAAGAAATTTGTAACGGCAAAAATTCTTTTGTTAGACTTTTTGAAAATGCGGAGAATGGAAATTGA
- a CDS encoding DUF456 domain-containing protein: MIESIKRYRQNRDSINSANFDIKIHQTSEGESIDSIIDEIYPEIILSKQAQILKSSIQIMNKYNRDLDRFAFFLPNNKLKENIWLILPDENSFLYELIFFHDTINTSLIIETANIINNHFENLFNDDHIFLTFKQMIEKLGIVNTNAIIETSLSYNSLKDDIWFNQFIDELSENFEKLENFISKYSPPVKANQENLINVNSNSKEANTQASKIIEEIKNEYSANVVRGLREGLTAEIGSRKEKLYTAIKELDSSIREYSKEFQSEKQKYNSIKKGTQNVSKMHSNRLQLAALKVKIMHKNLQNIVGENTLNKIHKYSLSNENKKLKGISKIKTNLKKAAFKDLNGINNTNKILKNIRKNGPPKTFTISISSISANLTSLKYLKFLDKVFLITNLADRIDNVDSAYKISKRAGEEKLFEETCGFGAYWVGGTLGGKMGAITGAAIGAKLGFLLGPPGIIIGFFAGGIIGSVAFSILADYEAKKRCSYIYNYVNPDKNNSLKILEPLYVEIK; encoded by the coding sequence TTGATTGAGAGTATAAAAAGATATAGACAAAACAGAGATTCCATAAATTCGGCAAATTTTGATATCAAAATTCACCAAACATCGGAAGGTGAGTCTATTGATAGCATTATTGACGAAATTTATCCTGAAATTATTTTATCAAAGCAAGCCCAAATTTTAAAATCATCTATTCAAATCATGAATAAATATAATAGAGATTTAGATAGATTTGCATTTTTTTTACCTAATAATAAATTAAAAGAAAATATCTGGCTTATTTTACCAGACGAAAATTCTTTTCTTTATGAATTGATCTTTTTTCATGATACCATAAATACTTCTTTAATTATTGAAACTGCAAATATTATCAATAATCATTTTGAAAACTTATTTAATGATGATCATATTTTTTTAACTTTTAAACAAATGATTGAAAAATTAGGAATCGTAAACACTAATGCAATCATTGAAACGAGTCTTTCTTATAATAGCTTAAAAGATGACATTTGGTTTAATCAATTTATTGATGAACTCTCAGAAAATTTTGAAAAATTAGAAAATTTCATTTCAAAATACTCTCCTCCAGTGAAGGCGAATCAAGAAAATTTAATTAACGTTAATAGCAATAGCAAAGAAGCAAATACTCAGGCTTCAAAGATAATTGAAGAAATTAAAAATGAATATTCGGCAAATGTCGTCAGGGGTCTTAGAGAAGGATTAACCGCAGAGATAGGTTCACGAAAAGAAAAACTTTATACTGCAATAAAAGAATTAGACTCTAGCATTAGAGAATATTCAAAAGAATTTCAAAGCGAAAAACAAAAATACAATTCCATAAAAAAAGGAACTCAAAATGTTAGTAAAATGCATAGCAATCGGTTACAACTTGCGGCATTAAAAGTTAAAATAATGCATAAAAACTTACAAAACATTGTTGGAGAAAATACTCTCAATAAAATTCATAAATACAGTTTATCTAATGAAAATAAAAAACTTAAAGGCATTTCAAAAATTAAAACAAATTTAAAAAAAGCTGCTTTTAAAGATTTAAATGGAATTAATAATACGAATAAAATTTTAAAAAATATACGTAAAAACGGACCTCCAAAAACTTTTACAATTTCAATTAGCTCTATTTCTGCAAATTTAACATCCTTAAAATATTTAAAATTTTTAGATAAAGTCTTCCTTATTACAAATCTTGCCGATCGAATAGACAATGTAGACTCAGCTTATAAAATTAGCAAAAGAGCGGGTGAAGAAAAATTATTTGAAGAAACTTGTGGTTTTGGGGCATATTGGGTTGGAGGAACCTTGGGAGGAAAAATGGGAGCTATAACAGGAGCTGCTATTGGAGCTAAATTAGGATTTTTATTAGGCCCACCAGGAATAATTATTGGCTTTTTTGCTGGAGGTATTATTGGGAGTGTTGCCTTTAGTATATTAGCTGACTATGAGGCAAAAAAAAGGTGCTCATATATTTATAATTATGTAAATCCTGACAAAAATAATTCCTTAAAAATATTGGAGCCATTATATGTTGAAATCAAATGA
- a CDS encoding addiction module toxin RelE — MVNYVYRQIKQAFSKNQAQLIVGKIEKELRDDPEAGDLIEGTYGLRKLRVSDGSKGKSGGLRVLYLDIKLIERIYIIAFFPKNVKENLTKSERNFLA, encoded by the coding sequence ATGGTAAATTACGTTTATCGACAAATTAAACAAGCATTTTCAAAGAATCAAGCTCAATTAATAGTAGGAAAAATCGAAAAAGAATTACGTGATGATCCAGAGGCTGGAGATTTAATAGAAGGGACTTATGGCTTGAGAAAGCTTCGAGTTTCTGATGGAAGTAAAGGGAAAAGTGGAGGGTTACGAGTTCTTTATTTGGATATTAAATTGATAGAACGAATTTATATCATCGCTTTTTTTCCAAAAAATGTGAAAGAAAATTTAACAAAATCTGAAAGAAATTTTCTTGCTTAA
- a CDS encoding helix-turn-helix domain-containing protein, with product MKKQKRKNEYFDEILSALNEALEHAKGNKKLKMTSVKIHPVQDMTAKEISKLREKLSFSQAIFAEFLGVSKKTVEAWEYGKSHPNGAALRLLNYTS from the coding sequence ATGAAAAAACAAAAAAGAAAAAATGAATATTTTGATGAAATTTTGTCCGCTCTAAACGAGGCTTTAGAGCATGCAAAAGGAAATAAAAAGCTAAAAATGACAAGTGTAAAAATTCATCCTGTGCAGGATATGACTGCAAAAGAAATAAGTAAATTAAGAGAAAAGCTATCCTTTTCTCAAGCTATTTTTGCAGAGTTTTTAGGAGTATCTAAAAAAACAGTTGAAGCATGGGAATACGGTAAGAGCCATCCCAATGGAGCGGCTTTACGTCTATTAAATTATACTAGTTAA